The segment CACttgatgaacaattttagatGTAAAAAATAATGTCAGCATCGGTAGCGAGAAAGAAATTGTATTTAATGACATTCTATCACTGTGTGCTCACTCTGAGATGGTTTGCAATCAGTGCATCACCTtactaggaaaataaatattactCTATGTTTACACTTTTCGGAATGAATAGATTACGAACTAGAAGAAATAGCTGTTTGTGAGTGATCTGGTGATGCTTACTTTTTCTTATCATTTGAGAGGGAAATAAGAATCGCTACGGATATGACAGACCACCGTATAGTATGACAATTGTAAATGGATAGTCATTCGAGACGGATTTATTTACAAATCAAACAAATGCAAttgcaattttaaattaaaaatgttttcatTGTGAACCTGAATTTGTACCGGTTTCGACTCATAAACCATGGGAGATCACAGAAAACTGAAAATTAAACTTACGTAAACGGAAGCATACGAAAACTTTCACTTTCTGGGCCGTCCGGCTGCCTTTTTATTGGCGGCTGTCGCTTTATCCTTATTTGCTTTATTCTGTAGCAGAGGATGCACGTCTGTAAAATTACATTAGTTATTTGGTGATACAGTTAACAATCTGTTTTCACACTATTACCTTCAATTGGAGCATTATCCAACGTAATGTCATACAAACTGGCCTTACGTTTCTTGGAGGAAGGTTCATTTTCCTTCATCGAAAGCGGGTCATGTTCGGTTGGATTATTATTGAAACCAGTGAGTAGTGATTCTGAATTATCCTGAGAACCCCAACCGTCCTCTGGATCTTCCACTTCCGGAGCCATTGGTAGAAATTGGAGGGCATTCTCGTCTTCGTATTCTTCATCCGAGGAACAAAATGCCGCTATCGGTTCCGCAGAAACAACGTCAACCTCAACTTCTTCATCGTGCTTAGATTCCGCAGCAAGATCGACTGATTTATCCTCATCCGTAATATCGAACTCCGACTCGCGCTCTTCATACTCAACGTTTTCGTCCAGTTCTTTGAAGTCTGGCGCAAATGCGGACCAATTTTCCACCTGATTTTGAGCCCAGATTGAAACCAATCCAGAACTAATACTAGCTATGATTGGTCGAACTGGATGCCAAACAACATCCAACAGAAGTTCTCCCTTTGTTCCGTGTAAAATCTTTACAAGATTTCCGATAGACTTCTCCCAAACATAAAGGGCATGTTGCCGAGCACTCCCAGCACAAATATACTCACCATCTCCTGAGAAACAACATTTTTTCCATGTGGTTCTGTGAAAAGGTAACAAGAATACAATAATCGAACATTTTAATATGAAGTTAGCTTACTTGTTCACAAGATCTTGAAGCTTCTGAATCGGTTCTGgctccccttcctttccgcagGTTACAACCTCTTTCGAATCGTATACCCGGATGACACGATCGGATGTGTTTACCAAAAATGCTCTGCAATAATTAATTCAGAATAAGTTTGATTCAGAAACAAACAGCTTACGGCTCAACATACTCTCCCCTTCTCGCGAATTCTATACTTTTCACCGCAGTTGCACTTGAAGTTCCTACAGCAATTTTAAAACTTGCAACAATCTCCAGAGTATTAGAATTAAGTACGAGAATCTTTCCTTTAGCATTGCCCGAATAGATATGCTCGCCCCTTCGGTCAAATGAAGCTACTATGTTCAAGTCCCCCTGTAAATAGAATTGAATAAACATCACACTCGCAAACCAGTTAAGCCGAATTTACATCATTATCCAACGGCAAACACTGATGTTTACCCCCGATGTCGACCAGCACGGCAGCATAGCGCATGGGACAGACCAGAAATTTATTATCATTCCTCGGATGAAACTGAACCTTCAGAATCGGCGACGGAAACCGGTACTTGTGTTCGCAGTCACCGCTCAGTACATCCCAGATGCACACATTATTATCCGTAGACGCTGACAGCAGCTTGTGACCGTTTCGGGACCAGCACAAACTGCACACCGGATGAACGTGAGCGGAAATGATCTTGGCGATACCTCTCGTCAGGAAGTCCCACACCACTATCCGACCATCGTTGCAACCTACGGCAAGCAGCGTTCCGTACTTGTTGAAAGCACATGTAACCGCTAGCGAGATACAGTCCAGCGAACCGTCGAATTCTTCCGGGTAGTTCTGGCCGAATGATTCTGTGCGGAAACACCGAAACACGGTTAAGTTTTGAGCAATAGAGTGGCCAATACCAAAAACACAGCTTGTTATTGTTGGTTCTCACCTAGTAACTGCAAGTTCATCGCAGCTGCAAACTATATGCGTTTTAGAAGGGATTGTActttcaaaaacaacaaaattacttcgaaaataaattaacaaaCTCGCAGCAGAAACATTTGTGCGGCACAGAACTGTAAATAACAACACATTTGTCGAGGCGAGGCAAGCGTCAAATCAACAGTGGGATTGTACTAAATGCATACAGAGCTTTTGCTATAAAATCTCCGCGCAGCGTTTACACTCTACCAGAAAAGTACTCAAACAagtattgcgctcttcacactcaattggactgcacagttattaagtgcaaccttcaaaactgtgatgaaaagtgtgctactgataatatcgctagtaatcttatatcgataataccatcaaactttatcgtcatggaagaatatcgaaaattggagggtttaaagtgaaatcttcttcttgatttgttattattttaacatttttgttctatttcttacgtatttttgcttatattgccatattatcgttattaattattaacgataacaaaactttatcaataatcgttatagattttgaccgacatttcccatcattacaactctcccatctgagctgacatttgatttagcagtggcgccagtaccagttgtagggaaagtaaatagtatttaatttttcatttatttcatatatgctgcatatttattcaagttatgaattatgcgtggaattgtgtatttagaaactatttttatattattctttgcgtcgataacaactctacgtaagcattagaatttaaatagaaatcaaccaagattcatggttttttcccacgaaattttggcaacttttctcacctacaaaatgtgtgactggacaagtgtgttcaaaatccaactttcaatgcaaagagcaataaaaATCGCTTATAAGATTGTGCGTAAAagtatatccagctttttacgcgccataatggcggacgctataaaatGTGTTCGttatatgcgaacaatctttttgacaactctgcatacatcaaatctgacaactctgcatccatcaaaccgtgctctttctttcgtttacgccaaagaaggaaagcaaaaatgtgcgaaatgtaaacaaaactattgctctccttcttttgcgtaaacgaaagaaagagcaaaacTGCcatacaggagaagagtgcccagttttgatggatgcagagttgtcaaaaagattgatcgcatattacgaacacaatttatagcgtccgccattatagcgcgtaaaaagctggatagggtaACCaatctattttggaccccatcagcagctgtacatataTTTGTACATACATGTTCTGTAGATTTGACTATATGTAAGTGTCCagattatgtacagctgctgatggggtccaaagtACGTTGGTGACCCTACGGGATTAAATTTTATATCGCAGATTTTTAAATGATTTCTAACGCCTCCGTCCaagatatccagctttttacgtgccataatggcggacgctataaaatGTGTTCGTAATTTGCgatcaatctttttgacaactctgcatccatcaaaactgggcactcttctcctgtatgGCAgttttgctctttctttcgtttacgcaaaagaaggagagcaatagttttgtttacatttttcatatttttgctctccttctttggcgtaaacaaaagaaagagcacggtcgTGCTgaaagagaagagtgccagatttgatagatgcagagttgtcaaaaagattgttcgcatattacgaacacaatttacagcgtccgccattatagcgcgtaaaaaactggatagcactgctaaatttatagcaagctgctttgcgtagcgcaaagactgcaccaggtacagtggacccccgttcgtttgaacgattcctcatgcaaactaaagcggggtacgctgctgaaaagtaatgggtaaaaagatagaacAAGAAATgatcaagaaatcgatttcttttatgattttttaatcagtacgcacctcataagaaatattacttcacgttcagatggcgcagttttacacgcaagtgaattaaaacgtcacttttccgtacggaataatatccggcgcaataggacaccatacgaaccgttgcttttcaagagatggcgcttttctagtggtagtaaaatcaaaatttctcacttatttatgtttacctacctgaaaaacaatcactaatcatattttatttgtggttcaGTTATTCTGTTATACctaattttcatgatttctgcctaattttgataaaaaacaaacatttcctatacctctccatagcatcttactaccagtcatccgagagccctaaaaagctaaagccctataaagatacatttatagggctttatgaaaagtatgtttgcgacatttcaattcgaaaaaattaaatttcgcaacatgaacgcaataaataaaaacaatgtttaccaactattttttggttcaggtgtcaaacgttatattacgattagcgataaacacaaaagaaactgagatgc is part of the Sabethes cyaneus chromosome 2, idSabCyanKW18_F2, whole genome shotgun sequence genome and harbors:
- the LOC128738158 gene encoding retinoblastoma-binding protein 5 homolog yields the protein MNLQLLESFGQNYPEEFDGSLDCISLAVTCAFNKYGTLLAVGCNDGRIVVWDFLTRGIAKIISAHVHPVCSLCWSRNGHKLLSASTDNNVCIWDVLSGDCEHKYRFPSPILKVQFHPRNDNKFLVCPMRYAAVLVDIGGKHQCLPLDNDGDLNIVASFDRRGEHIYSGNAKGKILVLNSNTLEIVASFKIAVGTSSATAVKSIEFARRGEAFLVNTSDRVIRVYDSKEVVTCGKEGEPEPIQKLQDLVNKTTWKKCCFSGDGEYICAGSARQHALYVWEKSIGNLVKILHGTKGELLLDVVWHPVRPIIASISSGLVSIWAQNQVENWSAFAPDFKELDENVEYEERESEFDITDEDKSVDLAAESKHDEEVEVDVVSAEPIAAFCSSDEEYEDENALQFLPMAPEVEDPEDGWGSQDNSESLLTGFNNNPTEHDPLSMKENEPSSKKRKASLYDITLDNAPIEDVHPLLQNKANKDKATAANKKAAGRPRK